A genomic stretch from Dissulfurispira thermophila includes:
- a CDS encoding IS1182 family transposase, with protein sequence MAYIQSYRGQTWLLPPSIEDMIPEDHICFLVESLVESLDYREFDMKYAGAGHPAYHPRILLKLLIMGVLDKVRSSCMLARSARENIVYIYLSEKLTPDFRTISDFRKNNPELIKEVFKHTVGFAKQEGLLDLSHLATDGSKVKANASNRRVMTKEELEALLRFVEEELQEWTKQDTIEDKKFAEMRGFDQLPKQSKKTIQKAALYYIKRQKEKGERFKAEIIETLQKAQEEIENEGLKKVNTTDPGSRFMKNKSGRIEFSYNSQVIVDKAGFILANDVCQDAVDNRQLQPQVLETKDNIGELFEETAWSFDSGYFEGSNINFLTENKIDGYIPDNNAGKATNEYDKKNFIYNEASNEYICPENKRLIKMFPYEAERNAMAAKMKTPQAKGMYRLRQQIVEPVIGDIKENKGLRGFLTRGIRAVRAEFNIVCAAVNIKRIWLALQETTKGNSPILWQSA encoded by the coding sequence ATGGCATATATACAATCTTATCGAGGTCAAACATGGTTACTGCCGCCGAGCATAGAAGACATGATACCTGAAGACCACATATGTTTTTTGGTAGAGAGTCTTGTGGAATCATTAGACTACAGAGAATTTGACATGAAGTATGCTGGGGCTGGGCATCCTGCATATCATCCACGGATACTGTTAAAACTACTCATAATGGGGGTATTGGACAAAGTAAGGTCGTCCTGCATGCTTGCCCGCAGTGCGAGAGAGAACATAGTGTATATATATCTTTCGGAGAAACTGACGCCTGACTTCAGAACAATCAGCGACTTTAGGAAAAACAACCCCGAACTTATAAAAGAGGTTTTCAAGCACACAGTAGGATTTGCAAAACAAGAGGGATTGCTTGACCTATCACACCTTGCAACAGACGGCAGCAAAGTCAAAGCAAATGCCTCAAACAGAAGAGTAATGACAAAAGAAGAACTGGAAGCATTATTAAGGTTTGTAGAGGAAGAGCTTCAGGAATGGACAAAACAAGACACAATAGAGGACAAGAAATTTGCAGAGATGCGTGGATTTGATCAACTGCCGAAACAGAGCAAAAAGACCATACAGAAAGCTGCATTATATTACATCAAGAGGCAGAAAGAAAAAGGGGAAAGGTTCAAAGCAGAAATAATAGAAACGCTTCAGAAAGCGCAGGAGGAAATAGAAAATGAAGGGTTAAAGAAAGTAAACACCACTGATCCTGGCAGTCGGTTTATGAAAAACAAGAGTGGCAGGATAGAGTTTTCATATAATTCACAAGTTATAGTAGACAAGGCAGGCTTTATCTTGGCAAACGATGTATGTCAGGATGCGGTAGATAATAGGCAGTTACAGCCGCAAGTATTAGAGACAAAAGACAATATAGGAGAACTTTTTGAAGAAACGGCATGGAGTTTTGATAGTGGTTATTTTGAAGGCAGCAACATCAACTTTCTAACAGAAAACAAGATAGACGGATACATACCTGACAATAATGCTGGTAAAGCAACGAATGAGTATGACAAGAAAAACTTTATTTATAATGAAGCAAGCAATGAATATATATGCCCAGAGAACAAGAGGCTAATTAAAATGTTTCCTTATGAAGCAGAGCGCAATGCAATGGCAGCTAAAATGAAAACTCCACAAGCAAAGGGAATGTATCGATTGCGTCAACAGATAGTAGAGCCGGTGATTGGAGACATAAAAGAAAACAAAGGATTGAGGGGCTTTCTAACAAGAGGAATAAGAGCAGTCAGGGCAGAGTTCAATATTGTATGTGCGGCGGTGAATATAAAACGGATATGGCTTGCTTTGCAGGAGACAACAAAGGGAAATAGTCCAATACTCTGGCAATCAGCATGA